In one Mucilaginibacter sp. PAMB04168 genomic region, the following are encoded:
- a CDS encoding HRDC domain-containing protein, with amino-acid sequence MNAPMRLAHDYLELTNTVVFLTGKAGTGKTTFLRQVRQESKKKMAIVAPTGVAAINAGGMTIHSLFQLPFGPIMPGGAERPEVHYNNEKKELLNSLELLVIDEVSMVRPDVLDQIDLILRNVKDNTFPFGGVQLLLIGDLSQLSPIIKDEEWAILRRYYETPYFFSSQVLQKAPYVRIELDHVYRQKEQAFVEILNEVRNQSISQENLALLNARYIPDFRPPVDDPYITLTTHNSITRQINEEFITVLAGQEMEFAASIRGEFPKDAYPTETSLKLKVGAQVMFVKNDNSAEKLYYNGKIGTVTRLETDTVYVRCGHEDKELAVQAQEWTNVKYQLQGEQIGETNAGSFAQIPLKLAWSITIHKSQGLTFEKAIIDVSGAFTHGQAYVALSRCRSLAGMVLRNPIAPENIIGDPAVSRFNEKAKAFNPDEASLKRDIELHRQFMLSELFNFNVLKRKSKGFEALITGLQKDIFEVAEKLQRQLSAYPLDRIQKAAIYFKEKLETLVNSLHSELPGLIGQSKELAGKADELIRYIMMKIKLMDYFTNINFTSQAYVAIKRDVWAGVKSDTSRSYLKALNAKPNEKLYEQFGEWRKNVADKEKVMPNMILSEKTMATIAERLPATIKALSQTKGVGEQKALQYGAELISMIRLYQQELTGVDTEQGSLF; translated from the coding sequence ATGAATGCACCTATGCGGCTGGCACATGATTATCTGGAATTAACCAATACGGTTGTATTCCTGACGGGAAAGGCCGGTACAGGCAAAACTACTTTTTTACGGCAGGTGCGGCAGGAATCTAAAAAAAAGATGGCGATTGTTGCGCCAACAGGGGTAGCGGCTATTAATGCCGGCGGAATGACTATTCACTCTCTATTCCAATTGCCTTTCGGCCCCATCATGCCTGGAGGTGCTGAACGGCCTGAGGTACATTATAACAACGAGAAAAAAGAATTACTCAACAGTTTGGAGTTACTGGTGATTGATGAAGTGAGCATGGTACGGCCTGATGTACTTGATCAGATTGATTTGATTCTGCGAAATGTTAAAGATAATACCTTTCCATTCGGCGGCGTACAATTGCTGCTGATTGGCGACCTCTCACAGCTAAGTCCGATCATTAAGGATGAAGAGTGGGCAATATTGAGGCGTTATTACGAAACACCTTACTTTTTTAGCAGCCAGGTACTACAAAAAGCACCTTACGTTCGTATTGAGCTTGATCATGTATATCGGCAAAAGGAGCAGGCTTTTGTGGAAATTTTAAATGAAGTACGTAACCAAAGCATCAGCCAGGAAAACCTTGCATTGTTGAACGCCCGGTACATACCTGACTTTCGTCCACCTGTAGATGATCCATACATTACCTTAACTACACATAATAGTATTACCCGACAAATTAATGAAGAATTTATAACCGTATTGGCAGGACAGGAAATGGAATTTGCGGCATCTATACGCGGCGAGTTTCCTAAAGATGCTTACCCGACTGAAACCAGCCTAAAGCTTAAGGTAGGTGCTCAGGTGATGTTTGTTAAAAATGATAACTCGGCCGAAAAGCTGTATTACAACGGTAAAATTGGTACTGTAACGCGTTTAGAAACAGATACCGTTTATGTACGTTGCGGGCATGAAGATAAAGAACTGGCTGTACAAGCCCAGGAATGGACCAACGTAAAATACCAACTGCAAGGTGAGCAAATAGGCGAAACAAATGCAGGCAGCTTTGCACAGATACCTTTAAAACTGGCCTGGTCAATCACCATTCATAAAAGCCAGGGTTTAACTTTTGAAAAGGCTATTATTGATGTGAGCGGAGCCTTTACGCATGGGCAGGCTTACGTAGCACTGAGCCGTTGTAGAAGCTTGGCTGGTATGGTACTGCGCAACCCTATAGCCCCCGAAAATATTATAGGAGATCCGGCTGTATCGCGGTTTAATGAAAAGGCTAAAGCTTTCAACCCCGATGAGGCCAGTTTAAAGCGCGACATAGAACTACACAGGCAGTTTATGCTGTCTGAATTGTTTAATTTTAATGTTTTAAAGAGAAAGAGCAAAGGCTTTGAAGCATTAATAACCGGTTTGCAAAAAGATATTTTTGAAGTTGCGGAAAAATTACAGCGTCAGCTGTCTGCCTATCCTTTAGACCGAATTCAAAAAGCTGCAATTTATTTCAAGGAAAAGCTCGAAACGCTGGTTAACAGTTTGCATTCGGAGCTACCCGGCCTAATAGGCCAGTCGAAAGAACTGGCTGGCAAGGCGGATGAATTGATTCGCTACATTATGATGAAGATTAAACTGATGGACTACTTCACCAACATCAATTTTACATCACAAGCTTATGTAGCCATTAAACGCGATGTCTGGGCAGGAGTTAAAAGTGATACTTCCCGATCATATTTAAAAGCCTTGAACGCTAAGCCTAATGAAAAGCTGTATGAGCAATTTGGAGAATGGCGAAAAAATGTTGCTGATAAAGAGAAGGTAATGCCGAATATGATACTGTCAGAAAAAACAATGGCTACTATTGCAGAGAGGCTGCCGGCAACCATAAAAGCACTCAGTCAAACCAAAGGCGTAGGCGAACAAAAAGCCCTGCAATACGGTGCCGAACTTATTTCAATGATACGGCTTTATCAACAAGAGTTAACAGGGGTTGATACTGAACAAGGGAGCCTTTTTTAA
- a CDS encoding DNA topoisomerase 3, producing MKVIIAEKPSVAREIAKVFGATTKREGYIEGKGYTFTWAFGHLLQLATPQEYGYYGWSVQNLPMLPGKFKLAIRKVKSKEGMVDDPSVKKQLDIINTLFEEASEIIVATDAGREGELIFRYIYYYLKCKKPFKRLWISSQTDAAIKEGFRNLKPGSEYDTLFNSAHCRSQADWLVGMNATQALSLAAGTRSVLSLGRVQTPTLAMICSRYLENKNFVPQIYYQVAIQVDKDGQLFRAISTENYKTKEQAQEVLEKVENTAAGFPQGGQIINVEAKPRKEPPPLLHDLSSLQQEANKRKGFTADQTLGILQNLYENKLVTYPRTGSRYIGDDVFATVPGLIEKLTDHQNFGKQATLLTSAKLNKRSVNAKKVTDHHAILPTGEAPRQLTPDQQAVYDMVAGRMLEAFHQDCIKEITKITVQSGVKFAASGTVINTPGWRAVFNDKDEEKKDEENASLPKVTKGESLPVTNKAVLEKQTKPKPLYNEASLLKALETAGKEIEDEELRYAMKESGLGTPATRAAIIETLIKRDYVIREKKNLVPTETGLSVYGIVKDKQIAQAELTGNWEKRLEEIRSGASVADFQSEIQNYTRSITSELLKAGTRFRSKELTAS from the coding sequence ATGAAAGTAATTATTGCCGAAAAGCCATCTGTGGCAAGGGAAATAGCTAAGGTGTTTGGCGCTACTACCAAACGTGAGGGGTATATTGAAGGTAAAGGATACACCTTCACTTGGGCCTTTGGACACCTGTTACAACTGGCCACTCCTCAAGAATATGGTTATTATGGTTGGAGCGTTCAAAACCTGCCTATGTTACCCGGTAAATTTAAGTTGGCCATCCGTAAGGTAAAAAGCAAAGAAGGTATGGTGGATGATCCTTCGGTAAAAAAGCAACTGGACATCATAAATACGCTTTTTGAAGAAGCAAGTGAAATTATTGTAGCAACGGATGCCGGGCGTGAGGGAGAGCTTATTTTTAGATATATCTATTACTATCTTAAATGCAAAAAGCCATTTAAAAGGCTTTGGATATCGTCACAAACAGATGCCGCCATCAAAGAAGGCTTTAGGAATTTAAAACCCGGCAGCGAATATGATACGCTGTTTAACTCAGCACATTGCCGTTCACAGGCCGACTGGCTTGTTGGGATGAACGCCACACAGGCACTTAGCCTTGCTGCTGGTACGCGGTCTGTATTATCGTTAGGCAGAGTACAAACGCCAACGCTGGCCATGATCTGTTCCCGTTACCTTGAGAATAAAAATTTTGTGCCACAAATTTACTACCAGGTTGCTATACAGGTAGACAAGGATGGTCAATTATTCAGAGCCATATCAACAGAGAATTATAAAACAAAAGAGCAGGCGCAAGAGGTACTTGAAAAGGTAGAAAACACTGCTGCCGGCTTTCCGCAAGGCGGACAGATTATTAATGTGGAGGCTAAACCCCGTAAAGAGCCGCCACCTTTATTGCATGACCTGAGCAGCTTACAGCAGGAAGCTAACAAACGTAAAGGCTTTACAGCAGATCAAACGTTGGGTATACTGCAAAACTTGTATGAAAATAAGTTAGTGACCTATCCGCGTACAGGCAGCCGTTATATTGGCGATGATGTGTTTGCCACCGTTCCGGGTTTAATTGAAAAGCTTACAGATCATCAAAATTTTGGTAAGCAGGCTACGTTGTTAACCAGTGCTAAGCTAAACAAGCGCAGCGTAAATGCTAAAAAGGTAACCGATCACCACGCTATACTGCCCACAGGTGAGGCCCCCCGTCAGCTAACGCCCGATCAGCAAGCAGTATATGATATGGTGGCTGGACGAATGCTGGAAGCATTTCATCAGGATTGTATTAAAGAGATCACTAAGATTACAGTACAGTCGGGCGTTAAGTTTGCGGCAAGCGGTACGGTAATTAATACGCCTGGCTGGCGTGCAGTTTTTAATGATAAGGATGAGGAAAAGAAAGATGAGGAGAATGCATCACTACCAAAAGTAACAAAAGGTGAAAGCCTGCCCGTTACCAATAAAGCCGTGCTGGAAAAGCAGACTAAGCCTAAGCCGCTCTACAACGAGGCCTCATTATTAAAAGCACTAGAAACGGCCGGTAAAGAAATTGAAGATGAGGAGTTACGTTATGCCATGAAAGAAAGCGGCCTGGGTACGCCTGCTACCCGCGCAGCCATCATTGAAACGCTTATTAAGCGTGACTATGTAATTCGTGAAAAGAAGAATCTGGTGCCTACTGAGACAGGACTGTCGGTATATGGTATAGTTAAAGACAAGCAAATTGCACAAGCAGAACTGACCGGCAATTGGGAAAAACGTTTAGAAGAGATTCGTTCAGGAGCCTCCGTAGCTGATTTTCAGTCAGAGATTCAAAACTATACACGTTCTATCACCAGTGAGTTGTTAAAAGCAGGTACGCGTTTTCGGTCTAAGGAACTTACTGCCTCTTGA